One genomic region from Procambarus clarkii isolate CNS0578487 chromosome 85, FALCON_Pclarkii_2.0, whole genome shotgun sequence encodes:
- the LOC123746686 gene encoding neuronal acetylcholine receptor subunit alpha-7 yields MAWLVVTMTALLGVRSVLAAVTRCSSPTDSPILSKTEELRQKLLKNYDKNALPQRDTNGTTTAYFGIIPMGMWIEEDKQVFNLNAWLRMTWKDPRLAWDYKDFAGIKSVHFDDSELWHPEAHLYNNADITDVNHYGSVKSLVYSDGMVLWVPPGLFRSECPLDATHWPYDTQTCELYIGAWAYHGWHVDLQLFHNASKVLPGWFMKFSHSWQYVKGSIERIQTTYSCCPEPYVMIRVEITMSRVSPIFTSTVVIPACVISVLTLVQFLLPLREPRRLTLGCVSLLLTLIVLLYLAISLPHLAFSLPIIVKFYGQTLAVIVVSVGVNAGLLRLTDGRQPSVTSTPPPALLKNILTGPLASVLCLQRYAEKVGLSGGGAEDGEVLEETRPASYLHEWLLVAAALDRLAAITFVAAFVITLIAYVAPV; encoded by the exons ATggcgtggctggtggtgacaatgACAGCACTTCTGGGTGTTAGAAGCGTCCTAGCAG CAGTTACAAGGTGTTCTTCCCCGACAGACTCGCCCATCTTGAGCAAGACGGAGGAGCTACGACAGAAGCTTCTGAAGAACTATGACAAGAACGCCCTTCCTCAACGTGACACTAACGGCACCACCACCGCCTACTTCGGGATCATACCCATGGGCATGTGGATCGAAGAGGACAAGCAAGTATTCAACCTGAATGCCTGGCTTAGAATG ACTTGGAAGGACCCGCGTCTCGCTTGGGACTACAAAGACTTCGCCGGAATCAAATCAGTTCACTTTGACGACAGTGAGCTCTGGCACCCTGAAGCTCACCTCTATAACAA CGCGGACATCACCGACGTCAACCACTACGGCAGCGTCAAGTCCTTGGTGTACAGTGATGGGATGGTGCTGTGGGTGCCCCCGGGCCTCTTCAGGTCAGAGTGCCCCCTAGACGCCACTCACTGGCCCTACGACACTCAGACTTGCGAACTCTACATCGGCGCCTGGGCCTACCATGGCTGGCATGTCGACTTGCAGCTGTTTCATAATGCCAGCAAG GTGTTACCCGGTTGGTTTATGAAGTTTTCACACTCGTGGCAGTATGTAAAAGGCAGCATAGAACGCATACAGACAACCTATTCTTGCTGCCCCGAGCCCTACGTCATGATTAGGGTGGAGATCACCATGTCCAGAGTCTCTCCAATCTTCACCTCCACCGTCGTCATCCCGGCCTGCG TGATCTCTGTGCTGACGCTGGTGCAGTTCCTGCTTCCCCTGCGAGAACCACGGAGGCTGACGTTGGGGTGTGTCAGTCTGCTGCTGACACTGATCGTCCTCCTCTACCTGgccatctccctccctcacctcgccTTCTCCCTCCCCATTATTG TGAAGTTCTACGGGCAGACTCTAGCGGTGATTGTGGTGAGCGTTGGGGTGAACGCCGGCCTCCTGCGTCTGACGGACGGTCGCCAGCCTTCCGTCACCTCGACGCCACCACCGGCACTGCTCAAGAACATCCTCACTGGTCCCCTCGCCTCTGTCCTCTGTCTACAGCGCTACGCCGAGAAG GTTGGTCTGAGCGGAGGCGGGGCTGAGGACGGAGAGGTCCTGGAGGAGACCCGTCCTGCGTCCTACCTCCATGAGTGGCTGCTGGTGGCCGCCGCCCTCGACCGCCTCGCCGCCATCACCTTCGTCGCCGCCTTCGTCATTACTCTCATCGCCTACGTCGCTCCCGTCTGA